One window of Elaeis guineensis isolate ETL-2024a chromosome 11, EG11, whole genome shotgun sequence genomic DNA carries:
- the LOC105054271 gene encoding uncharacterized protein isoform X1, translating to MLANRPSQLWELNHAVPRLTRAQPITCLPDQRRARCSQLERARDKEIETVLLPSAVGQWPPQASRPQAWSPAVQAQKQSRRDSRAEKFHASDEIPKGCSSGLRGATSCGWSSSGASRRTPTPEGCRVPPARPVPETNGGLEYFLDIEARKLEFKNPDREVGLGDGG from the exons ATGCTTGCCAACCGGCCGAGCCAGCTGTGGGAGCTTAACCACGCTGTTCCCCGTCTCACACGTGCCCAACCGATAACATGCCTTCCAGACCAGCGTCGTGCTCGGTGCTCCCAGTTGGAAAGAGCAAGGGACAAAGAAATCGAGACAGTGTTGCTTCCTTCCGCGGTTGGCCAATGGCCGCCCCAGGCGTCGCGTCCACAAGCCTGGTCGCCCGCGGTACAAGCTCAGAAGCAGTCTCGTCGAGACTCCCGAGCTGAAAAATTTCACGCATCGGATGA GATTCCGAAGGGATGCTCATCCGGCCTCAGGGGGGCCACATCGTGCGGCTGGAGTTCAAGCGGCGCCTCGAGAAGGACGCCGACGCCCGAGGGGTGCAGGGTGCCGCCG GCGCGGCCGGTGCCGGAGACGAACGGGGGACTGGAGTATTTTCTGGACATCGAAGctcggaagcttgagttcaagaATCCAGATCGCGAGGTTGGCCTTG GAGATGGAGGATAG
- the LOC105054271 gene encoding uncharacterized protein isoform X2 produces MRFRRDAHPASGGPHRAAGVQAAPREGRRRPRGAGCRRRGRCRRRTGDWSIFWTSKLGSLSSRIQIARLALEMEDRLIELEVIQKVLLRGYRKKLQLSWRMSVQLF; encoded by the exons ATGA GATTCCGAAGGGATGCTCATCCGGCCTCAGGGGGGCCACATCGTGCGGCTGGAGTTCAAGCGGCGCCTCGAGAAGGACGCCGACGCCCGAGGGGTGCAGGGTGCCGCCG GCGCGGCCGGTGCCGGAGACGAACGGGGGACTGGAGTATTTTCTGGACATCGAAGctcggaagcttgagttcaagaATCCAGATCGCGAGGTTGGCCTTG GAGATGGAGGATAGATTAATTGAGCTGGAAGTGATACAGAAAGTTTTGCTTAGAGGGTACAG AAAGAAGCTGCAGCTTTCATGGAGAATGTCCGTTCAACTGTTCTGA